A DNA window from Methanobacterium sp. contains the following coding sequences:
- a CDS encoding DUF5654 family protein, translated as MKKSANNMKSKVMNTIATLVTTAFGLIAALAWNDAIKAIIAEFFKTGNGVTGLLIYAVLITIIAVIATLLIARAIPTEPTVQNVRIVEDTTEK; from the coding sequence ATGAAAAAAAGTGCAAATAATATGAAAAGTAAGGTTATGAATACAATAGCCACATTAGTAACGACCGCATTTGGATTAATTGCTGCTTTAGCATGGAATGATGCTATAAAGGCCATAATAGCAGAATTTTTCAAAACAGGGAATGGAGTTACAGGATTACTCATTTATGCAGTTTTAATAACAATAATTGCAGTAATTGCAACACTCCTGATTGCAAGAGCAATACCTACTGAACCTACAGTACAGAATGTAAGAATCGTAGAAGATACAACTGAAAAATAA
- a CDS encoding DUF460 domain-containing protein yields MVYKNVDKTEEIENSNLFLNSKSSQERQKWLIVGFDPGLTVGIAILDLSGNVIATKSCKEMARAEVIKFIIGHGKTVLIATDVYPVPKNVRKLASTLNSKIYSPSKTFTVSSKTELVDSYLNEISSDNYPANAHERDALAAAIKTYKHYQKKLQQIERRTEKLGLTPEEVDEVKSMVIRDRPITSAIDDVLKIPEGKDDLEVQIEEMENNIGSIDEEKLRAIEESAKKLKQKIKSQERQMAYLKKKNKLLKKDVRHYKKKTSKLEDKIEKLHYEYSKDILRKKEISSKVSLIKGLQEKYTQERALREKLEENLRSMKEIRVMELSEKAVPVKIIESFTREKIKEAVNYWTIKKGDVVLLSSSEGGGSQTASMLINMGIKAAIFVDKMSHPAEEEFEKNMVPVLDANKIDLEMIDEFAVIDKDILDDEIENWKTRVKTRQNKEEKRQLLKMIDEYRAQRRRPSNGD; encoded by the coding sequence CTGGTTTATAAGAACGTAGATAAAACAGAAGAAATTGAAAACTCGAACTTATTTTTAAATTCTAAATCATCACAGGAAAGACAAAAGTGGCTTATTGTAGGTTTTGATCCAGGATTAACTGTGGGAATAGCTATTTTAGATCTCTCTGGAAATGTAATTGCAACAAAGAGTTGCAAGGAAATGGCCAGAGCTGAAGTAATAAAATTTATTATAGGTCATGGAAAAACTGTTTTAATAGCTACTGATGTTTATCCAGTCCCTAAAAATGTTAGGAAGCTTGCATCAACACTTAACTCTAAAATTTATTCTCCAAGCAAAACATTCACTGTCAGCTCCAAGACAGAACTTGTAGACAGCTACCTCAATGAAATATCGTCTGATAATTACCCTGCAAATGCCCATGAAAGGGATGCCCTGGCTGCTGCAATTAAAACATACAAGCATTATCAAAAAAAGCTCCAGCAGATTGAAAGGCGTACTGAAAAATTGGGTTTAACCCCTGAAGAAGTGGATGAAGTTAAAAGCATGGTCATCAGGGACCGTCCAATTACTTCTGCAATAGACGATGTTTTAAAAATTCCTGAAGGTAAGGATGATCTGGAAGTTCAGATTGAAGAAATGGAAAATAATATTGGATCTATAGATGAAGAAAAGCTCAGGGCTATTGAAGAATCTGCAAAGAAACTTAAACAAAAAATAAAGTCTCAAGAAAGGCAGATGGCTTATTTAAAGAAGAAAAATAAGCTCCTTAAAAAGGACGTCAGGCATTACAAAAAGAAGACTTCCAAACTTGAAGATAAAATAGAAAAATTACATTATGAGTATTCAAAAGATATCCTGCGTAAAAAAGAGATATCTTCGAAAGTATCCCTTATAAAAGGGCTTCAGGAGAAGTATACTCAAGAAAGGGCGCTTAGGGAAAAACTTGAAGAGAACCTGCGCTCCATGAAAGAGATAAGGGTGATGGAGCTGTCTGAAAAAGCAGTCCCTGTAAAGATCATAGAATCATTCACCCGTGAAAAAATCAAAGAGGCTGTGAATTACTGGACTATTAAAAAGGGAGACGTGGTCCTTTTATCAAGCTCTGAAGGTGGGGGCTCACAAACCGCTTCAATGCTGATTAACATGGGTATAAAAGCGGCAATATTTGTGGATAAAATGTCACACCCTGCAGAAGAAGAATTTGAAAAGAATATGGTACCAGTACTGGATGCAAATAAGATTGATCTTGAGATGATTGACGAATTTGCAGTTATAGATAAAGATATTCTAGATGATGAGATTGAAAACTGGAAAACACGTGTGAAAACCAGACAGAATAAAGAAGAGAAAAGACAGCTCTTAAAAATGATAGATGAATACCGGGCTCAAAGAAGAAGGCCGTCAAATGGTGATTAA
- the rsgA gene encoding ribosome small subunit-dependent GTPase A, with translation MNNLLKKLGWNAFFGKHFREYAGLYEPARVSTAYKNGYKVYTKEEEVRAKVSGNLRQNGELPAVGDWVAISKEEIGSAVIQVILPRKNKFSRKGTGNATEEQIIVTNIDTVFIVTSLNKDFNLRRIERYIAIANESKIEPVVVLSKSDLCEDVDSKIRDVQEISPNTNVVAISSIENKGIDQLSPYLKDGETVTLLGSSGVGKSTLINILEGYERQNVGEIREKDSRGRHVTTEREIILLENGGLIIDNPGMRELQLWDAGKGLIDLFSDIVELEMQCKFSDCLHETEPGCAVRKAIKDGTLSNKRLESYRKLQREMQAVERKKNPKLAEKKKWKNIKKMAKEIKKTRK, from the coding sequence TTGAATAATTTATTAAAGAAATTAGGATGGAATGCCTTTTTTGGTAAACATTTTAGGGAGTATGCAGGGTTATATGAACCAGCAAGGGTCTCAACTGCATATAAAAACGGTTATAAAGTGTATACTAAAGAGGAAGAGGTTCGCGCAAAAGTTTCGGGTAATTTACGCCAAAATGGAGAACTTCCCGCAGTAGGTGATTGGGTAGCCATATCAAAAGAGGAAATAGGTTCTGCTGTTATACAGGTAATTCTACCTCGAAAAAACAAATTTTCCAGGAAAGGAACGGGGAATGCTACCGAAGAACAGATAATTGTCACAAATATTGACACTGTTTTCATAGTTACCTCATTAAACAAAGATTTTAACTTAAGAAGGATAGAACGATACATTGCTATCGCCAATGAAAGCAAAATAGAGCCAGTAGTGGTTCTAAGTAAATCAGATCTTTGTGAAGATGTTGATAGTAAAATAAGAGACGTTCAAGAGATTTCACCTAATACAAATGTAGTTGCTATTAGTTCTATAGAAAATAAAGGCATAGATCAACTATCACCTTATCTTAAAGACGGTGAAACAGTGACACTTTTAGGATCTTCCGGTGTGGGTAAATCTACACTTATCAATATTCTTGAAGGTTATGAAAGACAAAATGTCGGTGAAATCAGGGAAAAAGACAGCAGAGGAAGACATGTCACAACTGAAAGAGAAATAATCCTTTTAGAAAACGGCGGTTTAATTATAGACAATCCCGGAATGAGGGAACTGCAGTTATGGGATGCTGGAAAAGGATTGATTGATCTTTTCAGTGATATTGTAGAACTTGAGATGCAGTGTAAATTTTCGGATTGCTTGCATGAAACCGAACCTGGATGTGCCGTAAGAAAAGCAATAAAAGACGGAACACTGTCAAATAAAAGATTAGAAAGTTACAGGAAATTACAAAGAGAAATGCAAGCTGTTGAAAGGAAAAAGAACCCTAAACTTGCAGAAAAAAAGAAATGGAAAAATATAAAAAAAATGGCCAAAGAGATTAAAAAAACCAGGAAATGA
- a CDS encoding M20/M25/M40 family metallo-hydrolase, with protein sequence MKILDKQRLLDTFSDLVSIYSPSLSERLVCDYLSSKLIKLGFSLHEDLVGENIGGNSGNLYGFLQGDESLEPLLFCAHMDTVEPAKGKKAVFHDDGSITSNGDTILGCDALSGVSAIIEAVTAIKEENINHRPIEVLFCVAEEVYGLGSKYFDYSMIKSKESYTLDLSGEVGEAAYKAPSLLTFDIIVKGKSAHSNFKCKENVNAIMVAAKALAQIKTGKVDENSTCNIGLIQGGRAPNIVPDLCAVKGEIRSYSHDETFRLLDEVVEIFSKITEEQGAKMEVAHELRISAYETPLNHSVIKRFQNVCEKLDIPCKLCPTLGGSDNNNIEQHGINGLVLAAAMNGCHSCEECTSVSELEKITEITMELMKGEI encoded by the coding sequence GTGAAAATTTTGGATAAACAGCGATTACTAGATACATTTTCAGATTTAGTTTCAATTTACAGCCCCTCCCTTTCAGAAAGACTTGTTTGCGATTATTTAAGTTCTAAGCTTATTAAATTAGGATTTAGCCTTCATGAAGATTTAGTGGGTGAAAATATTGGGGGAAACAGTGGGAACTTATATGGATTTTTACAGGGGGATGAATCTTTAGAACCCTTGCTTTTTTGTGCACACATGGATACAGTAGAACCTGCCAAAGGAAAAAAAGCCGTATTTCACGATGATGGGTCAATTACATCAAATGGGGACACTATTTTGGGATGCGACGCATTATCTGGAGTATCTGCCATTATAGAAGCGGTTACAGCAATAAAAGAAGAGAACATAAATCACCGCCCTATAGAAGTATTATTTTGCGTTGCAGAAGAGGTATACGGTCTTGGATCGAAGTATTTTGACTATTCTATGATAAAATCAAAAGAATCATACACCCTTGATTTATCTGGAGAAGTTGGGGAAGCTGCTTATAAAGCGCCGTCACTCCTTACCTTCGATATAATTGTAAAGGGAAAGTCGGCCCATTCCAATTTTAAGTGCAAGGAAAATGTTAATGCGATAATGGTTGCTGCAAAGGCACTTGCCCAAATAAAAACAGGCAAGGTTGATGAAAACTCTACATGCAACATAGGACTTATTCAAGGGGGACGTGCCCCAAACATTGTCCCGGATTTGTGTGCTGTTAAAGGAGAAATAAGAAGTTACTCCCATGATGAGACTTTTAGATTGTTAGATGAAGTCGTAGAAATATTTTCTAAAATAACTGAAGAACAGGGGGCCAAAATGGAAGTTGCACACGAACTCCGCATAAGCGCATATGAAACACCGTTAAACCACTCTGTTATAAAAAGGTTTCAAAATGTATGTGAAAAATTAGACATTCCCTGCAAACTATGCCCCACACTCGGCGGCAGTGATAACAACAACATAGAACAGCACGGCATAAATGGACTTGTTTTAGCAGCAGCTATGAATGGCTGCCATTCATGCGAAGAATGCACTTCTGTTTCTGAACTTGAGAAGATAACAGAAATTACAATGGAATTGATGAAGGGTGAGATTTGA
- a CDS encoding Rieske (2Fe-2S) protein has protein sequence MEKVCSVSDVPEGTMRGVTVKFRYLLLANLGGKFYAMDAVCPHMGGYLPIGKFENGIVTCPVHGSQYDVKTGKLVKDVSGFLKILTGGGSRDLNSYDVEVEDGSVFVKF, from the coding sequence ATGGAAAAAGTATGTAGTGTTTCAGATGTTCCAGAGGGGACTATGAGGGGGGTCACTGTTAAGTTCAGGTATCTTCTTCTAGCAAATTTAGGTGGAAAATTTTATGCTATGGATGCTGTGTGTCCCCATATGGGCGGATATCTTCCTATTGGCAAGTTTGAAAACGGCATTGTAACCTGTCCAGTGCACGGCTCCCAGTACGATGTTAAAACTGGAAAACTCGTTAAAGACGTCTCTGGCTTTTTGAAGATTCTTACCGGCGGCGGGTCGCGTGATTTGAACAGTTATGACGTTGAAGTAGAGGACGGGTCTGTTTTTGTTAAGTTTTAA
- a CDS encoding phosphomannomutase, translated as MSLYINEIRGVVNSEITNEFASNLGNIIGNFVRSGKKVIVGRDINDPSQMIKRSITAGILAAGIDVIDFGVAPIPTVHYGADLYDTDVFVTVTASHMNPEEIDIKVFSNHEIPLTQRHAEKVSWDKVGQLSYVHDYVDKYLNAVLKNTEKKVISSRAPKVVIDCANGSAVQFLPEILSRLGCDVILFGCRPTNVSTKKFAEPTPESVSLVSNLVNAVGADMGIAMDNDGDRVIFIDEKGNIIRDQTVLAILAREALIENPEGTIVSSVTASMSLDEIVSDHGSKLIKAPMDCVLDEIIKNKAVFGGDDSGMYVFPQFQECFDAIFAAVKMLEIVCKHNKTFSTLVNEIPEYPRTVFSVDCEHDEKQKVLENLEENLKDIGEIDTTEGIKMQEEDSFVLVRPSRFEPLLRVYVEAKSSGKLQKLSHDINKMM; from the coding sequence ATGTCATTATATATAAATGAAATTAGGGGAGTTGTAAATTCTGAGATAACCAATGAGTTTGCATCAAATTTGGGTAATATAATTGGAAATTTTGTTAGATCTGGAAAAAAAGTGATAGTTGGACGTGATATAAATGATCCATCTCAAATGATCAAGCGGTCCATAACTGCAGGTATACTGGCAGCAGGGATCGATGTAATTGATTTTGGTGTTGCACCTATACCTACTGTTCACTATGGTGCAGATCTATATGATACAGACGTTTTTGTTACTGTAACTGCCTCCCACATGAACCCTGAAGAAATAGATATTAAAGTCTTCAGCAATCATGAAATACCATTAACTCAAAGGCATGCTGAGAAGGTATCATGGGATAAAGTGGGCCAGCTTTCATATGTGCATGATTATGTTGATAAATACTTAAATGCAGTGTTAAAAAATACAGAAAAGAAGGTTATAAGCAGCAGGGCACCTAAAGTGGTTATAGACTGTGCAAATGGTTCAGCGGTACAGTTTTTACCTGAGATTTTAAGCAGGTTAGGCTGTGATGTCATACTATTCGGATGCCGGCCCACCAATGTAAGTACTAAAAAATTTGCAGAACCAACTCCTGAAAGTGTCTCTCTGGTTTCAAATCTTGTAAATGCCGTAGGCGCAGATATGGGAATTGCAATGGATAATGACGGAGATAGAGTAATTTTCATTGATGAAAAAGGAAATATAATAAGGGACCAAACTGTACTTGCAATACTTGCAAGGGAAGCTTTAATTGAAAATCCGGAAGGAACAATCGTATCATCAGTTACAGCCTCAATGTCTCTGGATGAAATAGTATCAGATCACGGCAGTAAACTCATAAAAGCACCAATGGATTGTGTTTTAGATGAAATAATAAAAAATAAGGCAGTATTCGGTGGAGATGATTCTGGAATGTATGTATTTCCGCAGTTCCAGGAATGCTTTGATGCAATTTTTGCTGCTGTCAAAATGTTAGAAATAGTTTGCAAGCATAATAAAACATTCTCTACTCTAGTTAATGAAATACCAGAGTATCCAAGAACTGTTTTTTCTGTAGACTGCGAACATGATGAAAAGCAGAAGGTTTTAGAGAATTTAGAAGAAAATTTAAAAGACATAGGTGAGATTGATACCACTGAAGGAATTAAAATGCAGGAAGAAGATTCTTTTGTTCTTGTACGTCCTTCCAGGTTTGAGCCACTGCTTCGAGTTTACGTTGAGGCTAAATCTTCAGGTAAACTGCAGAAGTTGAGCCATGATATAAATAAAATGATGTAA
- a CDS encoding NDP-sugar synthase: MGDIIRTIMMAGGKGTRLRPLTLIRPKPMIPLVNKPIIEYTVNKLKKSGFNDIIMTLNYMSTNIKKYFKDGSEFGMDIRYSVEKWPLGTGGSVKKAEKYIDDTFMVVSGDVLTDVDFKDVVRYHKEKGAVATMVLTEVEDPTHFGIAVMDRDHKITEYLEKPSPEEAFSNVANTGIYIFEPEIFDFFDDKEKEVDFSKDIFPEVIKQDAGIYGYVFDGYWNDIGRPETYLEATYDILDQKTDQNFYKTKMEESIGKIGNIWVGENVFIDEKARIEGPVVIGNNCTIEEGCKISRGSVIGDNVSIGKDVNIDGAVLFPNSIIEDNSFLNGCIIDTKCLIDKNTVVENGVVTGSLVEIGRNSIVRSSRSITNNMKIVPNSIIDSDYVLEAK; the protein is encoded by the coding sequence ATGGGTGATATTATAAGAACAATAATGATGGCTGGCGGAAAAGGGACAAGATTACGACCCCTAACATTAATAAGGCCTAAACCAATGATACCGTTGGTAAATAAGCCTATTATAGAATATACTGTTAATAAGTTGAAAAAATCTGGATTTAATGATATTATAATGACTTTGAATTATATGTCAACAAATATTAAAAAATATTTTAAAGACGGTTCTGAGTTTGGTATGGATATAAGATATTCGGTTGAAAAATGGCCTCTTGGAACTGGAGGAAGTGTTAAAAAAGCAGAAAAGTATATAGATGATACTTTCATGGTTGTAAGTGGGGATGTGCTCACTGATGTTGACTTTAAAGATGTTGTAAGGTACCATAAAGAAAAAGGGGCAGTTGCAACAATGGTACTAACTGAAGTTGAAGATCCCACCCATTTTGGAATAGCAGTAATGGATAGGGACCATAAAATAACTGAATACCTTGAAAAACCATCTCCAGAAGAGGCATTCAGTAACGTTGCAAATACTGGAATTTACATTTTTGAGCCTGAGATATTCGATTTTTTTGATGATAAAGAAAAAGAAGTTGATTTCTCAAAGGATATTTTTCCTGAAGTAATAAAACAGGATGCAGGAATATATGGGTACGTATTCGATGGATACTGGAACGATATTGGCAGGCCTGAAACATATCTTGAAGCTACCTATGATATTTTAGACCAGAAAACAGATCAGAACTTCTATAAAACAAAAATGGAAGAGAGTATTGGAAAAATAGGAAATATTTGGGTTGGAGAAAATGTTTTTATAGATGAAAAAGCCAGGATAGAGGGTCCTGTAGTAATTGGAAACAACTGTACAATTGAGGAAGGATGTAAAATATCCAGGGGAAGCGTAATAGGAGATAATGTCTCAATTGGAAAGGATGTAAATATCGATGGGGCAGTTCTTTTCCCAAACAGCATAATTGAAGATAATTCTTTCTTAAATGGATGTATAATAGATACTAAATGTTTGATTGATAAAAACACCGTTGTAGAAAATGGGGTTGTAACTGGAAGCCTGGTTGAAATTGGAAGAAACAGTATCGTGCGCTCTTCACGTTCTATAACTAATAATATGAAAATTGTACCGAATTCCATAATTGATTCAGATTATGTGCTGGAGGCCAAATAG
- the truA gene encoding tRNA pseudouridine(38-40) synthase TruA: MRKVALKVAYIGTDFHGFQRQPDFKTVEGELIDALKNANLIDNLKDSGYAIAGRTDRGVHALGNVVSFRTEEDVIINQINDFLPKDIRILAKAGVRFGFKPRFAKYRHYRYTIVNNDDLNLDKIREASKIFQGNHDFSNFSKRSERNPVRKVDNVEINVNDNLLIIDVIGESFLWNMVRKIATTLFLVGNSELSIEKLQTFFDPSTTAAITPMPPEGLILMDTIYEGVAFKYDEYAKSKFLSALMDEYTYNQTIAAAEKIMMDELIGH; this comes from the coding sequence ATGAGGAAAGTAGCTTTAAAAGTAGCGTATATAGGAACCGACTTTCATGGATTTCAAAGACAGCCTGATTTTAAAACAGTAGAGGGCGAACTTATAGATGCTTTAAAGAATGCTAATTTAATAGATAATCTAAAAGATTCAGGATATGCAATAGCTGGTAGAACTGATAGGGGAGTCCACGCCCTGGGTAATGTAGTTTCATTTAGAACTGAGGAAGATGTCATAATAAACCAGATCAATGATTTTTTACCTAAAGACATACGAATTTTAGCCAAAGCAGGAGTACGTTTTGGATTTAAGCCAAGGTTTGCAAAATACAGACATTACAGGTATACTATTGTAAATAATGATGATCTTAACTTAGATAAAATTAGAGAGGCATCTAAAATTTTTCAAGGCAACCACGATTTTTCTAATTTCTCAAAAAGAAGTGAAAGAAATCCTGTAAGGAAAGTAGATAATGTGGAAATAAATGTAAATGATAACCTTTTAATAATTGATGTAATTGGGGAAAGTTTTCTATGGAATATGGTTCGAAAAATAGCAACTACCCTTTTTCTGGTTGGAAATAGCGAACTGAGTATAGAAAAGCTTCAAACATTTTTTGATCCATCAACTACTGCTGCTATTACACCCATGCCTCCAGAAGGGCTTATTCTTATGGATACAATTTATGAAGGAGTGGCCTTCAAATATGATGAATATGCAAAAAGCAAGTTCTTATCTGCACTTATGGATGAATATACATATAATCAGACTATTGCTGCTGCAGAAAAGATCATGATGGATGAATTAATTGGCCATTAA
- the hisA gene encoding 1-(5-phosphoribosyl)-5-[(5-phosphoribosylamino)methylideneamino]imidazole-4-carboxamide isomerase, with the protein MLIIPAVDIKDGKCVQLVQGKPGTEQVVIENPAEVAKEWEKKGASILHIINLDGAFGDKEKNVDVIKEIINAVSIPVQLGGGIRTKEDAAELLKMGVDKVILGTMAIENPENVAELSGEFGSERIIIALDSKDSKVVVKGWTEKTEKSAPEFAKIFEKQGAGGILFTNVDYEGLLNGFDTAPLIELLDAVNIPIIYSGGVTSIDDIKKLSLTDAYGVVIGSALYKGKIDFKEALLTSKS; encoded by the coding sequence ATGTTAATAATTCCTGCCGTGGATATTAAAGATGGAAAATGTGTTCAATTAGTTCAAGGGAAGCCTGGAACTGAACAGGTAGTCATTGAAAACCCTGCTGAAGTTGCGAAGGAATGGGAAAAAAAAGGCGCCAGTATTTTGCACATTATTAATTTAGATGGTGCCTTCGGAGATAAAGAAAAGAATGTCGATGTAATAAAAGAGATCATAAATGCAGTCTCAATTCCAGTTCAGCTCGGAGGAGGTATAAGGACAAAAGAAGATGCTGCGGAATTACTTAAAATGGGTGTGGATAAAGTCATTTTAGGTACTATGGCAATAGAAAATCCCGAAAACGTTGCAGAACTTTCTGGTGAATTTGGTAGTGAGAGAATAATAATTGCCCTGGACAGTAAAGATTCCAAAGTTGTGGTAAAAGGCTGGACCGAAAAAACCGAAAAAAGTGCACCTGAATTTGCAAAAATATTTGAAAAACAGGGAGCCGGAGGTATTTTATTTACTAATGTAGACTATGAAGGTCTTCTTAATGGATTTGACACTGCCCCATTAATTGAATTGTTAGATGCAGTGAATATACCCATTATTTACTCAGGAGGAGTTACTTCAATAGATGATATCAAAAAACTGAGCCTTACAGATGCATATGGTGTGGTAATAGGTTCTGCATTGTATAAAGGAAAAATTGACTTTAAAGAAGCTCTATTGACCTCAAAATCCTGA